One Mycobacterium marseillense DNA window includes the following coding sequences:
- a CDS encoding PPE family protein, SVP subgroup gives MDFAVLPPEINSARMYAGPGSGPMLAAAMAWDELAAALQSTADSYQAEITALTSGPWVGPSAAAMTAAIAPYLEWMRTTGAQAEEAATKARAAAFAYETAFAETVPPPVITANRTLLASLVATNFLGQNTPAIATTETEYAEMWARDTGAMFGYAGATASATTLTPFVEPDQTTDSGADQSGAVAQATGTAAGSTRNAVTQQSLSAVPNTLTRAAVNPTALDAVDPSALDGLDLGADLITYFLDAPGSLVTFFVDAPAATIALPYDIAGALTGFHTDDIVSGWAGVQSFPGTGAVPPSPFPVITNPAGGFGTLASAGLGEANTVGSLSVPPGWTAAAPAIRPAALALPATSVGAAAEAAAAAAPSGTGSLFGEMAVASMAGRAMAGTSALGRERSRAETAKSPRDPNKKDKTDESATTPPAPPGGPITSIAAELRELASLRDAGILTQQEFEEQKKRLLPG, from the coding sequence GTGGACTTCGCAGTACTACCGCCGGAGATTAACTCCGCGCGGATGTACGCCGGTCCGGGCTCGGGACCGATGCTGGCCGCCGCCATGGCCTGGGACGAATTGGCCGCCGCGCTGCAGTCGACGGCGGACTCCTACCAGGCGGAGATCACCGCCCTGACTTCCGGGCCGTGGGTTGGCCCGTCGGCCGCGGCCATGACCGCGGCGATCGCCCCCTATCTCGAGTGGATGCGGACCACCGGAGCCCAGGCCGAGGAAGCCGCCACCAAGGCCCGGGCCGCGGCCTTCGCCTACGAGACGGCCTTTGCGGAGACGGTGCCGCCCCCGGTGATCACGGCTAACCGCACCCTGCTGGCCTCCCTCGTCGCGACCAACTTTCTCGGGCAGAACACGCCGGCGATCGCCACGACCGAGACCGAGTATGCCGAGATGTGGGCGCGTGACACCGGGGCGATGTTCGGCTACGCGGGTGCTACGGCGTCGGCGACCACGCTGACACCGTTTGTCGAGCCGGATCAGACCACCGACTCCGGTGCCGATCAATCCGGAGCCGTCGCACAGGCCACCGGCACCGCCGCCGGTAGCACGCGCAATGCCGTTACGCAGCAATCACTCTCGGCGGTCCCCAACACGCTGACCAGAGCCGCAGTGAACCCGACCGCCTTGGATGCCGTTGACCCTTCGGCGCTGGACGGGCTGGACTTGGGTGCCGACCTCATCACGTATTTTCTGGACGCACCGGGCAGCTTGGTCACGTTTTTTGTCGACGCACCCGCGGCAACGATTGCCCTTCCCTACGACATCGCCGGTGCCCTGACCGGTTTCCACACCGATGACATCGTCAGCGGCTGGGCAGGGGTGCAGTCCTTTCCGGGGACGGGCGCGGTGCCGCCGTCGCCTTTCCCGGTCATCACGAACCCGGCGGGTGGATTCGGAACTTTGGCGTCAGCGGGGCTGGGGGAGGCCAACACCGTCGGCAGCCTGTCGGTGCCGCCTGGGTGGACGGCCGCCGCCCCGGCGATCAGACCGGCCGCCTTGGCGTTGCCGGCGACCAGCGTCGGCGCCGCCGCGGAAGCCGCTGCCGCAGCCGCACCCAGCGGCACTGGGAGTCTGTTCGGCGAGATGGCGGTGGCGAGCATGGCCGGGCGCGCGATGGCCGGCACGAGCGCGTTGGGTCGGGAGCGAAGCCGGGCCGAGACGGCGAAGTCCCCGCGCGACCCGAACAAGAAGGACAAGACGGACGAGTCCGCAACGACCCCACCGGCTCCGCCGGGGGGACCGATCACGAGCATCGCCGCCGAGCTGCGCGAGCTGGCATCGTTGCGCGACGCCGGAATCCTGACGCAGCAGGAATTCGAAGAGCAGAAAAAGCGCCTGCTTCCCGGCTGA
- a CDS encoding class I SAM-dependent methyltransferase, with translation MQEPPNGSADPSMLREALIRRMYRRSAAEGQIRVPAVPGLIDEYVQLCGNVCATLGVWHTPEQSAQLRAALEVELAKAFKASPRSDVVIAYHSPFGSAGVNFRVQADARTIEADYEQWVAVRPPPLFGTEPDARVLDLAAQATDPAAFRVLDVGAGTGRNALALARRGHPVDAVEMTAKFAEVMRAEADNEALRVNVIQSDVFTAMEGAHAQYQLMVLSEVVPDFRTPHELRGMFELAAQCLAPGGRLVFNIFLARDGYVPDDAAVQLSQQCNSMIFTREEVTGAAAGLPLEPVADDSAYDYEKARLPAEAWPPTAWFEGWATGIDVFDVEREDCPIELRWLVFEKTG, from the coding sequence GTGCAGGAACCGCCGAATGGATCAGCCGATCCGTCGATGCTGCGCGAAGCGCTCATCAGGCGGATGTATCGGCGTTCGGCGGCCGAGGGTCAGATCAGGGTGCCGGCGGTGCCGGGCCTGATCGACGAGTACGTGCAGCTGTGCGGCAACGTCTGTGCCACCCTGGGCGTCTGGCACACCCCGGAGCAGTCCGCGCAGCTACGGGCCGCGCTGGAAGTCGAGTTGGCCAAGGCGTTCAAGGCCTCGCCGCGCTCCGACGTGGTCATCGCGTATCACTCCCCGTTCGGGTCGGCCGGGGTGAACTTCCGCGTCCAGGCCGACGCGCGGACTATCGAGGCCGACTACGAGCAGTGGGTTGCCGTGCGCCCCCCACCGCTATTCGGTACCGAGCCGGACGCGCGCGTGCTGGATCTCGCCGCGCAAGCGACCGACCCGGCCGCGTTCCGGGTGCTCGATGTCGGAGCGGGAACCGGGCGCAACGCCCTGGCCCTGGCCCGGCGCGGCCATCCGGTCGACGCGGTGGAGATGACCGCGAAGTTCGCCGAAGTCATGCGCGCCGAAGCTGACAACGAAGCGCTGCGCGTGAACGTCATCCAAAGCGATGTGTTCACGGCGATGGAGGGTGCGCACGCGCAGTACCAGCTGATGGTGCTCTCGGAGGTGGTGCCCGACTTCCGGACCCCGCACGAGTTGCGCGGCATGTTCGAGCTCGCGGCGCAGTGTCTGGCCCCGGGCGGGCGCCTGGTCTTCAACATCTTTCTGGCCCGCGACGGCTACGTGCCCGACGACGCCGCGGTTCAACTCAGTCAGCAGTGCAACAGCATGATCTTCACCCGCGAAGAGGTGACGGGCGCGGCGGCCGGCCTGCCGCTCGAGCCCGTCGCCGACGACTCCGCCTACGACTACGAGAAGGCGCGGTTGCCCGCCGAGGCGTGGCCGCCCACCGCGTGGTTCGAGGGGTGGGCCACCGGCATCGACGTGTTCGACGTCGAGCGCGAGGATTGCCCGATCGAGTTGCGCTGGCTCGTGTTCGAGAAGACGGGCTGA